The following are encoded in a window of Thiohalobacter sp. IOR34 genomic DNA:
- a CDS encoding glycosyltransferase, with product MKGLLLAIGDFPEGNATATRLRLIARALDIGGAPVNVALLQPTLKKPVEENAAVSGNVDGVDFVYLSGNTVRPSGLVPAFMDTWRGIVGAARVLMAMNADREIDYLLLYTPSFLKHGVPLLVARILGIPVFVEACEVRSKATGGSKRHLVGRLLNFSERLMEFLVPRIAKGVIPISEGIALYYRNKGLEGERIFMLPILTDVKLYSFPVSQEVPQLSGIRFFLNSGSFVEKDGVAYIVEAFIKVCRQRDDVYLAFTGNVSAGDQRRVLEAMKAAGLGGRVIFVGLLSRRELVWAYQNAVGLLCCRTSSVYAGLGFPTKLGEYLASGTPVIVTRVGDVDRYLRHQDSALIAEPESVESIASCMQFVLDDSDRAAEIGAAGQKVAERCFHFESHAGPLARFISSRIGEVRQ from the coding sequence ATGAAGGGCCTCTTGCTTGCGATCGGCGACTTTCCGGAAGGAAACGCCACTGCAACACGGCTGCGCCTGATTGCCAGGGCGCTGGATATCGGGGGGGCGCCGGTGAATGTTGCGCTTCTTCAGCCCACCCTGAAGAAGCCGGTGGAAGAAAATGCGGCGGTGTCGGGGAATGTTGATGGTGTCGACTTCGTATATCTCAGCGGCAACACCGTTCGTCCTTCGGGGCTTGTGCCCGCCTTTATGGATACGTGGCGTGGAATTGTCGGGGCGGCTAGGGTGTTGATGGCTATGAATGCCGATAGGGAAATCGACTATCTTCTTCTGTATACCCCCAGTTTCCTGAAGCATGGCGTGCCGTTGTTGGTTGCGCGGATTCTCGGTATTCCCGTATTTGTTGAAGCATGTGAGGTGAGGTCCAAGGCGACAGGTGGTTCCAAGCGGCATCTCGTAGGACGCCTTTTGAATTTTTCCGAACGGTTGATGGAGTTCCTGGTACCGCGTATTGCGAAGGGGGTTATACCGATTTCGGAGGGAATAGCCTTGTATTACCGCAATAAGGGGCTGGAAGGCGAGCGGATTTTTATGTTGCCGATTCTTACGGACGTGAAACTCTATTCGTTTCCGGTTAGCCAAGAGGTGCCTCAGTTGTCAGGGATCCGGTTTTTCCTTAATTCGGGATCATTTGTGGAAAAAGACGGTGTTGCCTATATTGTGGAGGCCTTCATCAAGGTCTGTCGTCAAAGGGATGATGTTTATCTGGCATTTACCGGAAATGTCAGCGCCGGTGACCAGCGCCGGGTTCTGGAAGCTATGAAGGCTGCGGGCTTGGGGGGGCGTGTGATATTCGTGGGCTTGCTGAGCAGAAGGGAGCTCGTGTGGGCGTACCAAAATGCCGTGGGCCTGCTGTGTTGCAGGACGAGCAGTGTCTATGCCGGGCTGGGTTTTCCAACCAAGCTGGGGGAATATCTGGCGTCAGGAACTCCGGTGATCGTTACCCGGGTAGGGGATGTAGATAGATACTTGAGACATCAGGACTCGGCATTGATTGCAGAGCCGGAGTCCGTCGAATCCATTGCGTCATGTATGCAGTTCGTGCTGGACGATTCAGACAGGGCGGCGGAGATTGGGGCGGCGGGTCAGAAGGTTGCGGAAAGATGTTTCCATTTTGAATCCCATGCGGGGCCGTTGGCGCGGTTCATAAGTTCTAGAATCGGCGAGGTTCGGCAATGA
- a CDS encoding IS5 family transposase: MRQQSFADEGFERYRKPTRREIFLEEMDRIIPWKELCEVIEPFYPKPAPGQPGRRPVGLERMLRIHFLQHWFNLSDPAMEEALYDSRAMRRFAGIDLGEGPAPDETTILHFRHLLEAHNLGERLFVLIGQYLEENGLKVSRGTIVDATIINAPSSTKNREKKRDPEMHQTKKGNQWYFGMKAHVGVDSKTRLIHSVAATAANVHDSQVLPDLLHGEETRVWGDSAYSGQTDVIRKHAPRAADFTQRKGARNRPLSEEERAKNRTKSKVRARGEHPFLIIKRIFGFDKIRYRGLYKNANRLFVACGLANLYMVRRRLLAVA; encoded by the coding sequence ATGCGCCAACAGAGCTTTGCCGATGAGGGATTTGAACGCTACCGCAAGCCCACCCGCCGAGAGATCTTCCTCGAGGAGATGGACCGAATCATTCCCTGGAAAGAACTCTGCGAGGTGATTGAACCGTTCTATCCGAAGCCTGCCCCCGGCCAGCCAGGCCGCCGGCCGGTGGGGCTTGAGCGCATGCTGCGCATCCATTTTCTCCAGCACTGGTTCAATCTCTCCGACCCTGCGATGGAGGAAGCGCTGTACGACTCGCGGGCCATGCGCCGGTTTGCGGGTATCGACCTGGGCGAGGGGCCGGCCCCGGATGAGACGACGATCCTCCACTTCCGGCACCTGCTGGAGGCCCACAACCTGGGTGAGCGGCTGTTTGTCCTGATCGGTCAGTATCTTGAGGAGAACGGCCTGAAGGTCAGCCGGGGCACCATCGTCGATGCCACGATCATCAATGCGCCTAGCTCGACGAAGAACCGTGAGAAGAAGCGCGACCCCGAGATGCACCAGACGAAGAAGGGCAACCAGTGGTACTTTGGCATGAAGGCCCACGTGGGGGTGGACAGCAAGACCCGGCTGATCCACTCGGTGGCTGCCACTGCGGCCAACGTCCATGACAGCCAGGTGCTGCCGGACCTGCTGCACGGTGAGGAAACCCGGGTCTGGGGTGACTCTGCCTACAGTGGGCAAACCGATGTGATCCGCAAACATGCGCCCCGGGCGGCGGATTTCACGCAGCGCAAGGGCGCCAGGAACCGGCCTCTGTCGGAAGAGGAACGCGCGAAGAACCGGACCAAATCGAAGGTGCGGGCGCGGGGGGAGCATCCCTTCTTGATCATCAAGCGGATCTTCGGATTCGACAAGATTCGGTACCGGGGGCTTTACAAGAACGCCAATCGGCTGTTTGTTGCATGTGGTCTGGCGAATCTGTACATGGTCCGACGACGATTGTTGGCGGTAGCGTAG
- a CDS encoding sulfotransferase — translation MREGLSSEGFGGPLFIVGMPRSGTKLLRDLLNRHPRIAIPDVETMIFPYLVKNWHGFSGLEQEAGFHEFYVRMARHFFFEYLRKRGEALAEDEWRSYIKEYSPAGVFEALVRAVTKNPQGGNIIWGDKSPSYIEYIEVIAAQYPTARFVHIVRDVRDYCLSINKAWGKNKYRAAYRWRRGVAKARRAGQQVNDRYMEVYYESLLEDPPGQLGRICDFLGIDFVSEMGSLDAPSENLGDARGAVGIIQGNKNKYLRALRKIEIKKIEEFGFEGMKLYGYQPIYASQAREVSGLQRRLWHLQDGLSLAKAVAREHGLLRGILMHLRHKRLFVGAP, via the coding sequence ATGAGGGAGGGTTTGTCATCAGAGGGTTTTGGCGGGCCATTATTTATCGTTGGCATGCCGAGATCCGGTACCAAGCTGCTTAGGGACTTGCTGAACAGACATCCAAGGATCGCGATTCCGGATGTCGAGACGATGATTTTTCCGTACCTTGTGAAGAACTGGCATGGATTTTCCGGTCTAGAGCAAGAGGCGGGCTTTCATGAATTCTATGTTCGGATGGCGCGCCATTTTTTCTTCGAGTATCTTCGGAAAAGGGGGGAGGCGTTGGCGGAGGATGAATGGCGCTCCTATATAAAAGAGTATTCTCCAGCCGGAGTGTTCGAGGCACTTGTGCGGGCGGTCACGAAGAACCCGCAAGGCGGGAATATTATTTGGGGTGATAAAAGCCCGTCATATATAGAGTACATCGAGGTCATCGCTGCTCAGTATCCGACTGCTAGATTCGTCCATATAGTGAGGGATGTGAGGGATTACTGTCTGTCCATTAACAAGGCGTGGGGTAAGAACAAGTACCGCGCGGCGTACCGGTGGAGACGAGGGGTTGCTAAGGCCAGAAGAGCAGGGCAGCAAGTAAATGATCGATACATGGAGGTTTATTATGAGTCGCTATTGGAAGACCCTCCGGGACAGTTAGGAAGAATATGCGATTTTCTCGGTATTGATTTCGTGAGCGAGATGGGGTCGTTAGATGCGCCGAGTGAAAATCTCGGGGATGCACGAGGCGCTGTTGGCATCATTCAGGGGAACAAGAATAAATATCTGCGTGCGCTGAGGAAAATCGAAATAAAGAAAATCGAGGAATTTGGGTTCGAGGGGATGAAACTTTATGGTTACCAGCCGATATATGCGTCACAAGCTCGTGAGGTCAGTGGGCTGCAAAGGAGGCTATGGCACCTTCAGGACGGGCTGAGTTTGGCCAAGGCCGTGGCGAGAGAGCATGGGCTGCTTCGCGGGATTCTCATGCATCTTCGCCATAAGCGGTTGTTCGTGGGCGCCCCCTAG
- a CDS encoding glycosyltransferase family 4 protein, whose product MKKRILIIVENLPSPFDRRVWQEATTLKEHGYDVSIICPTGKGYEKKCEVIDGIYIYRHNLPMEGEGALGYLYEYSAALFWEFVLAWKVFFGRGFDAIHACNPPDNIFLIGGFFKLFGKKFLFDHHDINPELYEAKFGRRDFFYKVMLAWERWTFRLADVSIATNESYKKIAIERGGMPADKVFVVRSGPKLERLKVLPPVEALKKGRKYLVGYVGVMGAQEGIDYLLRSIQHIVKEMGREDIQFGLVGGGTSLAEMQAYADELGVADYVTFTGRVPDKDLLEMLNTADVCVNPDVANEMNDKSTMNKIMEYMALGKPIVQFDLTEGRFSAQKASLYARKNDEVDFAKKIVELVDDPERRREMGEFGRRRVLDELEWKYEAPKLLKAYEALFAE is encoded by the coding sequence GTGAAAAAACGCATTCTTATAATAGTAGAGAACCTGCCCTCACCGTTCGATCGTCGAGTCTGGCAGGAAGCTACAACCTTGAAGGAGCATGGATACGATGTATCCATCATTTGTCCGACGGGCAAGGGTTATGAAAAAAAATGCGAAGTTATCGACGGCATATATATCTATCGCCATAATCTGCCCATGGAAGGAGAGGGAGCGCTAGGCTATTTATATGAATATTCAGCGGCGCTATTTTGGGAGTTTGTCCTGGCATGGAAGGTATTTTTTGGCAGGGGCTTCGATGCAATCCATGCATGCAATCCACCGGATAATATTTTTCTGATTGGCGGTTTTTTCAAGCTGTTTGGTAAGAAATTTCTTTTCGATCATCACGATATCAATCCAGAGCTTTATGAAGCCAAATTTGGCAGGCGGGATTTTTTTTACAAAGTGATGCTTGCCTGGGAGCGCTGGACCTTCCGGCTTGCGGATGTCTCTATCGCAACCAACGAATCCTACAAAAAGATTGCCATTGAGCGGGGAGGGATGCCGGCCGACAAGGTCTTTGTCGTGCGTAGTGGGCCCAAACTGGAGAGATTGAAGGTTCTGCCTCCCGTGGAAGCCTTGAAGAAAGGCCGTAAATATCTTGTCGGCTATGTGGGCGTGATGGGTGCTCAGGAGGGGATCGACTATTTGCTGCGTTCCATACAGCATATTGTCAAGGAGATGGGGCGTGAAGATATACAGTTTGGTCTGGTCGGAGGAGGTACATCCCTGGCAGAAATGCAGGCCTATGCCGATGAATTGGGGGTGGCAGATTACGTTACTTTCACCGGCCGTGTTCCTGATAAGGATTTGCTGGAGATGCTGAATACGGCAGACGTCTGCGTGAATCCTGATGTTGCCAATGAGATGAACGATAAATCGACCATGAACAAGATCATGGAGTATATGGCATTGGGCAAGCCAATAGTTCAGTTCGATCTCACAGAAGGCCGTTTTTCCGCGCAGAAGGCATCCCTATATGCGAGGAAGAATGACGAAGTGGATTTTGCCAAGAAGATTGTCGAACTTGTGGATGATCCTGAGCGCAGGCGCGAGATGGGTGAATTCGGCAGGCGCAGGGTGCTCGATGAGCTGGAGTGGAAATACGAAGCTCCAAAGCTGCTCAAGGCCTATGAGGCATTGTTTGCTGAATAG
- a CDS encoding methyltransferase domain-containing protein, with amino-acid sequence MNVVHRLARRLSSRAREKRGQIFRQSFELGPDTKIIDLGCGDGSNLAKILEDTAIRPENVYVADIGSHVVRVAGRYGFNPVRLSESGKVPFGDSFFDIVFCSSVIEHVTLPKSEVWGLYNGREFRERARSRQVEFAAEIRRIGRQYFVQTPNKWFLVESHTWLPFLGWLPRRLLLPLLKISNRIWVKQSAPDWRLLTKKDMRELFPEAKLVAERTPIGDKSIMAVKSDDHSKILPAD; translated from the coding sequence ATGAATGTCGTACATAGGCTGGCGCGGAGGCTGAGTTCCCGTGCGCGAGAAAAGAGGGGACAAATATTCCGACAGAGCTTTGAGCTTGGGCCAGATACCAAAATTATCGATTTAGGCTGCGGCGACGGCTCGAACCTGGCCAAGATTCTTGAAGATACAGCCATTCGTCCGGAAAATGTCTATGTGGCAGATATCGGGTCGCATGTCGTGCGTGTGGCAGGGCGCTATGGGTTCAATCCAGTGCGGCTGTCTGAATCTGGTAAAGTGCCTTTCGGAGACAGCTTCTTCGATATTGTCTTTTGCTCATCGGTCATAGAGCACGTGACTTTACCAAAGAGCGAGGTATGGGGACTGTACAACGGGAGAGAGTTCAGGGAGCGTGCTCGGTCAAGGCAGGTGGAATTTGCTGCCGAGATTCGGAGAATTGGAAGACAATATTTTGTGCAAACGCCGAACAAATGGTTTTTAGTGGAAAGCCATACGTGGCTCCCGTTTTTGGGGTGGCTCCCACGGCGTTTATTGTTACCTCTGCTTAAGATAAGCAATCGCATCTGGGTTAAGCAGTCAGCCCCAGATTGGCGGTTACTTACGAAGAAGGATATGAGAGAGTTATTTCCCGAGGCTAAGTTGGTAGCGGAGCGGACACCGATAGGTGACAAGTCCATCATGGCAGTAAAGAGTGATGATCATTCAAAAATACTGCCGGCTGATTGA
- a CDS encoding alginate lyase family protein yields MNNVELGFPPNWNRDPRTGTVAPLRFGKTLNYRDESLVGDIKYLWEPNRHLELVALGQAFHLSGDLRYAEGVRTLLLSWFKQCPYPLGPNWTSSLEHAVRLVNWSVAWHLLGGEHSAVFAGKEGEEFRHQWLESIYRHCAFIASHFSRYSSANNHLLGEYMGLFVASVTWPLWQKSAAWQKLSKQGFEQEALKQNARDGVNREQGIWYHHEVADMMLICGLVGKANGINFSPSYWERLEAMLEFIASVMDVAGRVPMIGDSDDAVMVRFAPRDVHVYRSLLATGAVLFKRADFKAKAGDFDDKSRWLLGREGEEAFHALAGPVREMGFRRAFPEGGYYIFGSQLDTQREVRLVADSGPMGYLSIAAHGHADALACTLSVAGREILVDPGTYAYHTQKVWRDYFRGTAAHNTVRVDGLDQSVSGGNFLWLRHARARCLEFRRGSEQDIWSAEHDGYQRLSDPVMHQRTISHDKLNALIEITDRLVCRKRHTVEIHWHFSEECQLEVKEFLVTVRNSDVVLQMAMPHVGWQPEVVMGRIDPPLGWISRSFDVKVPAPCVRWSGEIQGTSELVTRITILG; encoded by the coding sequence ATGAATAACGTGGAGCTGGGTTTTCCACCGAATTGGAATCGTGATCCGCGCACGGGCACGGTGGCTCCGTTGCGGTTCGGCAAGACGCTTAATTATCGTGATGAAAGCCTTGTTGGTGACATCAAGTACCTGTGGGAGCCGAACAGGCATCTGGAGCTGGTAGCACTGGGTCAGGCCTTCCATCTTTCCGGGGATCTCCGTTATGCGGAGGGTGTCCGGACGCTGCTGCTATCCTGGTTTAAGCAATGTCCCTACCCGCTTGGACCCAATTGGACCAGTTCCCTGGAGCATGCGGTGAGGCTGGTGAACTGGTCGGTAGCATGGCATCTGCTGGGCGGTGAGCACTCGGCCGTGTTTGCCGGGAAAGAAGGAGAGGAATTTCGACATCAGTGGCTGGAGTCGATCTACAGGCATTGCGCCTTTATCGCCAGCCATTTTTCTCGCTACTCCTCGGCCAACAATCATCTGTTGGGCGAATACATGGGGTTGTTCGTGGCTAGCGTGACTTGGCCCTTATGGCAAAAATCTGCGGCATGGCAGAAGTTGTCAAAACAGGGTTTTGAGCAAGAGGCCCTTAAGCAGAATGCGCGGGACGGGGTGAATCGTGAACAGGGCATCTGGTATCACCATGAGGTGGCAGATATGATGCTCATCTGTGGCTTGGTCGGAAAGGCAAACGGCATAAATTTTTCCCCGTCCTATTGGGAACGTTTGGAGGCGATGCTGGAATTCATCGCTTCGGTGATGGATGTTGCGGGGCGGGTACCGATGATCGGCGATTCCGACGATGCGGTCATGGTGCGGTTCGCACCAAGAGACGTGCATGTCTATCGATCATTGCTTGCGACCGGGGCGGTTCTGTTCAAACGTGCGGATTTCAAGGCCAAAGCGGGCGATTTTGATGACAAGAGCCGTTGGTTGCTGGGCAGAGAGGGCGAGGAGGCATTCCATGCGCTGGCCGGGCCGGTGCGGGAAATGGGATTCCGGCGTGCATTCCCAGAGGGGGGATACTATATTTTCGGAAGCCAACTCGACACCCAACGCGAGGTTCGCCTGGTGGCGGATTCCGGCCCGATGGGGTATCTGTCCATAGCCGCGCATGGCCACGCTGATGCGCTGGCCTGCACATTATCAGTGGCGGGCCGGGAAATATTAGTAGATCCAGGGACTTACGCATATCACACGCAGAAAGTCTGGCGCGACTACTTCCGTGGTACCGCAGCCCACAATACGGTCCGGGTTGATGGTCTGGATCAATCGGTGTCGGGGGGTAATTTTCTTTGGTTGCGGCATGCTCGGGCACGGTGCCTGGAGTTCAGGCGCGGGTCGGAGCAGGATATCTGGAGTGCGGAACATGATGGCTACCAGCGGCTATCAGACCCAGTGATGCATCAGCGCACAATCAGCCATGATAAGCTGAATGCTCTAATTGAAATTACGGATCGGCTCGTTTGTCGCAAGCGCCACACTGTTGAGATTCACTGGCATTTCTCCGAGGAATGTCAGCTGGAAGTTAAAGAGTTTTTAGTCACGGTACGAAACAGTGACGTGGTGCTACAAATGGCTATGCCGCATGTAGGTTGGCAGCCGGAAGTGGTGATGGGGCGGATTGATCCCCCCCTGGGCTGGATTTCCCGCAGCTTCGACGTGAAGGTGCCAGCGCCCTGCGTACGCTGGTCAGGGGAGATCCAGGGTACCAGTGAGCTGGTCACCCGGATAACAATTTTGGGATAA
- a CDS encoding UDP-glucose/GDP-mannose dehydrogenase family protein, with protein sequence MNISIFGLGYVGAVSAGCLAREGHKVIGVDPYQPKVDLINAGQTPIIEKDIGEIIASAVAESRLRATTDVLGAVQGSEMSLICVGTPSQLNGSLDLKYVRKVCEEIGAALKEKDTFHVVVARSTMLPGSMRNIVIPTLEEFSGKRAGVDFGVCNNPEFLREGTAVYDYYNPPKTVIGETDSKAGDMLAGLYAHLNAPLIRTDIETAEMVKYTDNVWHALKVGFANEIGNICKVLGIDGYRVMDIFCQDTKLNLSPYYMKPGFAFGGSCLPKDVRALNYKARSLDLDVPIISSIMQSNQYQIKKGIKMIAEKGNKKVGILGFSFKAGTDDLRESPMVEVVEWLLGKGYDIRLYDRNVKIASLVGANKDYILNHIPHISKLMVDDIDSVLEHAETIVIGNKAEEFRDIPERIAENQVIVDLVRISEKQSIANRYDGICW encoded by the coding sequence ATGAATATCAGCATCTTCGGTCTCGGGTATGTAGGCGCTGTATCTGCCGGTTGCTTAGCTCGAGAAGGGCATAAAGTAATTGGCGTGGACCCTTATCAACCTAAGGTGGATCTGATCAATGCTGGACAGACCCCCATAATCGAAAAAGATATCGGGGAGATCATAGCATCGGCCGTAGCAGAAAGCAGGTTGCGCGCTACGACCGATGTGCTGGGGGCGGTGCAGGGATCGGAGATGTCATTGATCTGCGTTGGGACTCCCAGCCAGCTTAACGGTAGCCTTGACCTGAAGTACGTACGCAAAGTATGTGAGGAGATTGGCGCTGCGCTCAAGGAAAAGGATACTTTTCACGTTGTGGTGGCGCGCAGCACCATGCTACCAGGCAGCATGCGCAATATTGTGATCCCCACATTGGAAGAATTTTCCGGAAAACGGGCTGGGGTAGATTTTGGGGTATGCAACAATCCGGAATTTCTGCGTGAAGGCACAGCTGTTTATGACTACTACAACCCTCCCAAGACAGTAATTGGTGAAACCGACTCAAAAGCTGGCGATATGTTGGCTGGTCTCTATGCTCATCTGAACGCCCCTCTGATCCGGACCGATATCGAAACCGCGGAAATGGTTAAATATACGGATAATGTTTGGCACGCCCTGAAGGTTGGTTTTGCCAATGAAATTGGCAATATCTGCAAAGTGCTCGGTATCGACGGGTATCGTGTGATGGATATATTTTGCCAAGACACCAAACTAAATCTTTCTCCGTATTATATGAAACCGGGATTTGCATTCGGTGGTTCCTGTCTCCCCAAGGATGTCCGCGCTCTGAACTACAAGGCACGTTCCCTCGACCTTGATGTGCCGATCATCAGTTCGATAATGCAGAGTAACCAGTATCAGATCAAAAAAGGCATCAAAATGATTGCCGAGAAGGGGAACAAAAAGGTAGGTATCTTGGGCTTCAGTTTTAAGGCTGGAACAGATGATCTGCGCGAAAGCCCAATGGTAGAAGTTGTCGAGTGGCTTCTGGGCAAGGGGTATGATATCCGTTTGTACGATAGAAATGTAAAAATTGCTAGCCTCGTTGGTGCGAATAAGGACTATATTCTCAATCACATTCCGCATATCTCAAAATTGATGGTGGATGATATTGATAGTGTGCTGGAGCATGCGGAAACCATCGTCATCGGTAACAAGGCTGAGGAATTTCGGGACATTCCGGAGCGTATCGCCGAAAACCAGGTGATCGTCGATCTGGTTCGGATATCGGAGAAACAGTCCATTGCGAATCGCTATGACGGCATTTGCTGGTAA
- a CDS encoding IS5 family transposase: protein MRQQSFADEGFERYRKPTRREIFLEEMDRIIPWKELCEVIEPFYPKPAPGQPGRRPVGLERMLRIHFLQHWFNLSDPAMEEALYDSRAMRRFAGIDLGEGPAPDETTILHFRHLLEAHNLGERLFVLIGQYLEENGLKVSRGTIVDATIINAPSSTKNREKKRDPEMHQTKKGNQWYFGMKAHVGVDSKTRLIHSVAATAANVHDSQMLPDLLHGEETRVWGDSAYSGQTDVIRKHAPRAADFTQRKGARNRPLSEEERAKNRTKSKVRARGEHPFLIIKRIFGFDKIRYRGLYKNANRLFVACGLANLYMVRRRLLAVA from the coding sequence ATGCGCCAACAGAGCTTTGCCGATGAGGGATTTGAACGCTACCGCAAGCCCACCCGCCGAGAGATCTTCCTCGAGGAGATGGACCGAATCATTCCCTGGAAAGAACTCTGCGAGGTGATTGAACCGTTCTATCCGAAGCCTGCCCCCGGCCAGCCAGGCCGCCGGCCGGTGGGGCTTGAGCGCATGCTGCGCATCCATTTTCTCCAGCACTGGTTCAATCTCTCCGACCCTGCGATGGAGGAAGCGCTGTACGACTCGCGGGCCATGCGCCGGTTTGCGGGTATCGACCTGGGCGAGGGGCCGGCCCCGGATGAGACGACGATCCTCCACTTCCGGCACCTGCTGGAGGCCCACAACCTGGGTGAGCGGCTGTTTGTCCTGATCGGTCAGTATCTTGAGGAGAACGGCCTGAAGGTCAGCCGGGGCACCATCGTCGATGCCACGATCATCAATGCGCCTAGCTCGACGAAGAACCGTGAGAAGAAGCGCGACCCCGAGATGCACCAGACGAAGAAGGGCAACCAGTGGTACTTTGGCATGAAGGCCCACGTGGGGGTGGACAGCAAGACCCGGCTGATCCACTCGGTGGCTGCCACTGCGGCCAACGTTCATGACAGCCAGATGCTGCCGGACCTGCTGCACGGTGAGGAAACCCGGGTCTGGGGTGACTCTGCCTACAGTGGGCAAACCGATGTGATCCGCAAACATGCGCCCCGGGCGGCGGATTTCACGCAGCGCAAGGGCGCCAGGAACCGGCCTCTGTCGGAAGAGGAACGCGCGAAGAACCGGACCAAATCGAAGGTGCGGGCGCGGGGGGAGCATCCCTTCTTGATCATCAAGCGGATCTTCGGATTCGACAAGATTCGGTACCGGGGGCTTTACAAGAACGCCAATCGGCTGTTTGTTGCATGTGGTCTGGCGAATCTGTACATGGTCCGACGACGATTGTTGGCGGTAGCGTAG
- a CDS encoding glycosyltransferase family 4 protein, protein MEDWGLGGRTQVARTTVASDLVSGFSIQDKLACIKEGGEIKALFLARLVREKGPLEAMQAVVKLREEGWPLTLTVAGEGSCMPEVREFAGRHDPEGRYLSVVGDVRGARKREILETHHVYVFPTSYGEGMPTSVLEAMVFGMAVVTSPVGGVADFFEEGSMGYLVRDNSVESIVSAVRRLLLNPSGMERICKFNNEFATGRFLAPVVAEMLMRAYDEVACLS, encoded by the coding sequence TTGGAAGACTGGGGGCTCGGCGGAAGAACACAAGTTGCGCGAACCACAGTCGCGTCCGATCTTGTTTCCGGGTTCTCCATTCAAGATAAGTTGGCATGTATCAAGGAAGGCGGTGAAATAAAGGCGTTGTTTCTGGCGCGATTGGTCAGGGAGAAGGGGCCGCTGGAGGCCATGCAGGCGGTTGTCAAACTGAGGGAAGAGGGATGGCCCCTGACATTAACTGTTGCGGGAGAAGGGAGCTGTATGCCGGAGGTTCGCGAGTTTGCGGGGCGGCATGATCCGGAAGGCAGGTACTTATCGGTTGTGGGGGATGTCAGGGGGGCAAGAAAGCGGGAGATATTGGAAACGCATCATGTTTATGTGTTTCCTACGTCGTATGGCGAGGGGATGCCAACGTCGGTTCTTGAAGCGATGGTTTTTGGTATGGCGGTTGTGACGAGCCCGGTGGGTGGAGTCGCGGATTTTTTTGAAGAAGGAAGCATGGGGTATTTGGTTAGAGATAACAGCGTCGAGAGTATTGTGAGCGCCGTCAGGAGGCTGCTCCTGAATCCGTCGGGAATGGAAAGAATCTGCAAGTTCAACAATGAATTTGCGACAGGCAGGTTTTTGGCGCCTGTCGTTGCGGAAATGCTTATGCGTGCCTACGATGAAGTTGCGTGCCTATCCTAG
- a CDS encoding glycosyltransferase, which translates to MKAGMAVSTKRAKVLVTGPSLQDPGGVAGFFNALLPHFHADKLHDVEYLEIGSTNAFLRGAHPLVDQLRFRRMLGRVNPDIVHINPSLGFKSIVRDGLFLLAAKRRGVPVLVFFHGWNSGLADAISEKWAWLFRGIYGSASRIFVLGNV; encoded by the coding sequence GTGAAGGCAGGTATGGCCGTATCAACAAAACGGGCGAAGGTACTGGTGACCGGTCCGTCACTACAAGATCCGGGGGGGGTTGCGGGATTTTTCAACGCGTTGCTGCCCCACTTTCATGCGGACAAGCTCCATGATGTGGAATATCTGGAAATCGGTAGTACCAATGCATTCCTTCGTGGTGCGCACCCGTTGGTGGACCAGTTGCGTTTTCGCAGAATGCTTGGGAGGGTCAACCCAGACATTGTGCATATAAACCCCTCTCTTGGGTTTAAGAGCATAGTGCGCGATGGCTTGTTTCTGTTGGCGGCCAAACGCCGAGGAGTGCCGGTATTAGTATTTTTTCATGGATGGAATTCCGGCTTGGCGGATGCCATATCGGAAAAGTGGGCATGGCTTTTTCGCGGTATATATGGCAGTGCAAGCCGGATATTCGTTTTAGGGAACGTCTGA